The Patescibacteria group bacterium genomic interval TGCCCTTTTGCATGTCGTTTTGAAACAAAGCGCCCAGTGATAGAACTTCGATATAAGACTTTCTTTTTTGAATACCTGCTATTTTTCGTCTTCTTTTTCATCCCGTTAGAGGCAGGTCGCGATCGCAACGATTGCGGGGATTTTTTGATGTCTTTTGCTAAATTACACTGATGGGTTTCCCCCTTGTCCTCCCATCTGAGGTGCTCCCTCACCTCCTGTCGAACATTTATTGCAATTTCCTTTGTGCATAACAAGTTCATATACTGCAGCCAACCCGATAAGCACATAAATTGCACGTGAGACAATCTCTTCAGATCCTCCAAAGAGCATCCCTATTTCCCATTGAAATGCTCCAAGTGCAAGCCAGTTCAAGCCACCTATTATCAATAGAAACCATGCTAACATGTGAAATTTTTTCATGTTACATTGCATTATTAAAAACTAATAATCGACATTTTCAGTATATCAGAAGGCATATCAATGAATAGTAAAGTTATATACATCTCTTATAGATATGACAGCGGATTAAGGTACGCCTTGAGATCTGCCAGTGGAATAGTGTAAGTACCAGCACACACTCGGCTCTTGAGATTTCGTATTTCAACTCCTTGGCTTGCGTACACCGCAAAGTGTAAATGTGGTCCAGTGGAGTAACCCGAGTTGCCACTATATCCGATAACGTCTCCTGTAGAAACTTTATCTCCTTTCCCTACACTGATAAGTGATAGATGGGCGTAAAGCGTTGAGAGTCCGTTATTATGCTTTATTAGGACCCATTTTCCATATGAAGCATTTGGGCAAACATTATCAGTATTCCCAATCCCCATTATGGTGCCGGTTAGGGCTGACTTGATTCGTGTACCCAATGATGCGCGCAAATCAATTCCATTATGTCCACTACCGTTATATACCTGAGGATTGGCACTTGCAAATTTTGTATTGCCAAAATATTGTGTCAGAGTTACTGAATCAAGCGGCCACGCAAGCACTCCCTCCCCTACTGGCGGAATGCTTTCTGGATCTATCGCAAAGCGAAGCTGAGATTCAAACTCAAATAGTTCTCTCTCGAAAGCAGCTCGCAGTGCTTCTTTCTCTTCTATCAACGTTTTATAGTTTGACTCTTTGTTTTTTGTGACAGTCAACAAATTATCTTTTTCTTTTCTTACGATATCAAGTACCTTCTTCTGATATGAAAGTTCGTTTTTAAAACCAGTCAAATCCTGCTTTTTCTCTTCAGATTCCTGTTTGTTCTTCTCAAGCTCCTGTTTTGTATTTGAAAGCTCTCTCATTTTATCGCGCACTCCCGTTTGAAAGCGTTGTAGCTCCTCAACTTCATTCCAAAAGTCTGAAAGATTGTCATATGCAAGTAATAATTCAATAAGTGAATCAGACTCCATAAAGTCCATAGAACGAATACTCTTGGCTACCGCGAGAGAATTTTTCTTTAATCTGAATTCCTTTTCATCAATATCAAGTGCTAATTTATTAATAGTCAGTCCGGTCGCGCTGATTTTATTTTGAGTGAGATTAATGTTAGCACCAATTTTTTTCCTTGAAATATCAAGAGTTTTGACTGCGCTTTCCAAGCTCTTTTTTTCAGTTCCTACAATTTCTAACTGCCCTTGGTACTCTTTAATTTCTTGTTCTATGTCTCCTATTTGCGCGTTTTGATTTGATATTTTTACTTTTAAATCATCTATCAATGCACTGTGTGCAAAACCAGGTATCAACAGTAATCCTGTCAAAAATAGTACCGACAATATTTCAACCTGTGATGTGTGATATGTCATATTAAGAAATTTTTTTCAATGCATATTTCAGACGGAGAATCGTCTCCTCTTTTCCTAAAATAGCACTCACGACGAAAGGATCCGGAGATTTTTCTCTGCCAGTGAGTGCGTAGCGCATTGGCCAGAGCACATCCCCTTTTCCTTTCTCCTGTGCGTAGGACCAAACACTTTCTTTGACCTGCTCGGTAGTAATTAAATTACCTTCAAGCGTATTTATTTTTTCTATCAATACTTTGAGATGCGCTTTGACTTCATTGAGACTCCCTTTGTCTTTCCATAAAAGTGCAGTAGTAGTATAGTCTGGCTGCTCAAAATAAAACGAAAGCTCTCCTTCTAAGGCAAGTTTTTCGACTTCTCCAAAGTAAGAGATTCGTTCTTCTAGTACGGGAATGATGCGATCGATTATTTCCTCATATCGTTTCAATTGCGTGATTGATTCTGGTATCGCATCTTTAATTCTCTCATGTCTTTCCTCCTCAGATAAATGTTTTATGTACTCCTTATTAAACCAGTTTAGCTTATCGGTTGAGAACACAGCACCTCCTTTTTGTACTTCTTTGATATCAAATTGTTCCACCAATTCAGAAAGAGTGAATAGCTCATCGTCAGTTCCGGGATTCCAACCCAGCAGTGCCAGATAGTTGAGTAGCGCCTCTGGAAGATACCCATCTTCCTTATATTGACATATCGGGGTTGCACCACTGCGCTTGGACATTTTTGAGCGATCTGGAGCCAATATGAGCGGAATATGGGCATATTGAGGTCTCTTTATGTCTAATGCCTCTTGTATCAATATCTGACGAGGAGTGTTAGAAATGTGGTCATCTCCTCGAATGACATGGGTAATCCCCATAAGGTGATCGTCCACAACGACTGCTAGATGGTAAAGTGGCTCGTCTGTGGAGCGAGCTATGACAAAATCCCCAAGCTCTTCTGTGTTGAAAGTTATTGTGCCACGGATCATGTCATCAAAAGAGATTTCTTTGTTTGGATTTCTTAAACGAATGATTTCAACCTGCGCGTTAGGGTCATCTTTACTCACTTCTTTGGAGATATAGGCAAAATCATCTGCAATAAGTCTCGTAATGTGGTCTTTGTAAATTTCTAGTCGCTCACTCTGGCGATAAAAATTGTCACTCTCAAGTCCAAGCCATTTAAGCCCTTTGAGAATGTCTGTTTCAAACTCTTTAGTGCTTCTTTTTTTGTCGGTGTCTTCTATGCGCAGAATAAATGAACCACCATATTTTTTTGCAAACAAATAGTTAAACAACGCACTACGGGCTGTGCCAATATGAAGAAGTCCTGTTGGGCTGGGAGCAATTCGAGTAACTACCGTACCGACATTGTTTTTTTTGTCATTATTTTTCACTCCGATAGTGTTAGAAAGCACTTCCGTAAATCTACGGTAAACTCCATATACCACATAGTACTCTTTTTACTACGTAATACATAAACAGAATAGCATGTATTAACGCTACCTTGGTTCATGTGCAACTGCAATATCTACAAGCGCCTCGGCTATTGTGCGAGCAGCACCAAGGCTTGCAAATTTCTTTGCTTCTTTTTTCATCTTTTCTTGCAGTGTAGGATCTGAGATCAAGCGGTCAATTTCAGACATGAGCAATGATGGAGTGATGTTGTCTTCTTCGAGTATAATTGCAGCACCTGCACGAGCGTACGCAAATGCATTTTTTCGCTGATCGTGTGAAATACTCTCTGGAATAGGAATAATGATGGAAGGAAGCTCCCATGTTGCTATTTCAAAGATTGAACCGGCCCCCGCACGAGATATTACCAGTGTAGCAGCACCTGCTGCCATGCGCATAGCAAGTGTATTTAAATAATCAAACGGTTTATACCTGTCTTTGTGCTGGCTTTTTTCTAAAATAACTTCAGCTGTTTCGGAAACCTGCTTGATGTGTTTTTTACCTGTTTGGTGTATCACCTGATAGTGTTCTACCAAGCGAGGTAGTGCTCCTAACACAATATCATTTATCGTGTCGGCTCCTTGTGAACCACCAAGTATAAGAACTGTCGGAATGTCTGGATCAAGTTTTAAATATTCATGCGCTCCTTGCGGAAGAGTCGTGTAGAGCTCTTTTCTCACTGGATTACCTGTGTGTGCTACATTTCCCACTTTAGGAAACATGGACGCGGTTTGTGGAAATGCTACAGCAACTTTCTGTGCAAATTTTCCTGACCATTTATTGACCCGTCCAGGAACAACATCAGATTCGTGTATGACAAGAGGTATCCGAAATAGTCGCGTTGCAACAACCGTTGGAAAACTTGCGTACCCACCTTTACTAAAAACAACATCCGGATAAATAATAAAGACCTGGAAAATTGCTTTGATTATCCCCCACCCAGTTTTAAATACATCAAAAAAATTCAGAAGTGAAAAATATCTGCGTATTTTCCCTGCCGAGCTCTTTTTAAAAGTAATATTGTTCTCATACAATGCGCGCTCATCGTATGGCTTAGGTCCGGTATAGAACAGTTCTGGGGTAAGCAACTTGCGCTCACGAGCTATCTCGTTGATTTCTTGGGCTACAGCTATAATTGGGTAAAAATGCCCACCAGTACCTCCTCCGGTAAAAAGAATTTTCATTCCGTGCTATGTTATTGGCTAGTACAGCCTGTTAATATTTACCAGTATAGCATACAGAGACAAGCTATTGGGGCATATCATCGTCACGTCACCGTTTTGAATATTTGGAAATATTAAGGATGATTCCAATTCCTGCCAGAGTGAATAAAAGAGCGCTACCTCCTTGACTGATAAATAAAAGTGGCAGTCCAGTAAGTGGAAATACTCCTAGCATTGACGCAATGTTGATAAATGACTGTGACACAATAAGCATCACAATACCTACCACCAGCAGACCACCGAAATAATCAGGAGCTTTTGAGGCGATAGAAAGTCCTCTGAACGCCAGAGTGAGAAATAGCGCAATTAAGATAAGGCTTCCAACAAAACCAAACTCCTCCGCAGCTACCGCAAAGATGGAGTCCCCCATTGCTTCTGGTAAGAAGTTAAACTTTTGTATACTTTGGCCAAATCCTCTTCCGAATATCTGGCCAGAACCGATAGCGATCAACGATTGCTGAATCTGATAGCTGGTTCCCAACGGGTCAGAAGCTGGATTGATGAAAGTAAGCAATCGCTCCATGACATATGGTCGTATGAGCGCAAGTAACGCTATGCTTCCAGCCGATACAGCCCCCAAAATCGCTAAATCGCGCAGACGTGCACCCGCAACGACAAACATTGCTATAGCAGTCACAAAAATTACCAGAAAAGTTCCTGTGTCGGGTTGCGCGAGTAGAATTGCCCCAATAACACCAAGCAGTATAAGAAGTGGCGCTATTCCATACCGCCACTCATGAATGTGGTTTCTAATGCCTGAAAGCCAAGCGGCAAAGTAAATCACAAAACTTAGCTTAAGAAGTTCTGCCGGTTGAAATGAAGGTAGAAATCCAAGCGAAAGCCAGCGTTTGGCTCCGCTAAATTCGATACCAAACCCTGGCACAAAAACAAGTAGTGTGGTGACAATAGAAAATAAAAATATAAAAAATGAATATTTTCTCCAAAAACGATAATTAATATGAGAAGTGATCAGTAAAGCAACTGTCCCTAAAATTATCCCTAAAAACAGCTGATTAAACGCAACAGTAGAAAATTTAGGACCATCACGAGCCAAGAGTCCTAAAGAAGCAGAAGTAAAAATAAAAAAACCGACAACTACCAATACGATAACTATAAATACAAATGGTCTATCTATCTTTTTTTTAAGAGCCACGATTGTCAATTATATTAACCAATGAGTGCGATGATTGTACCTATAACAGCAGTTACCGCGCTTACTATCCAATACCTCATAGTAACTTTATATCCAGGCCACCCCTTCGCTTCAAAATGATGGTGAAGCGGTGCAACAAGAAATACTTTCCTGCCATTTCTAAATTTCTTTGATGCAAGCTGTATTGAACTTGAAAGTGATGTTGCAATAAGTGGTAGTGCTATTATGGGAAGAACAAAAACCCCATGACCTCCTCCTAAAGTATCGGTCATAAATGCTACTGTGGTGAGTGTTATCGTCAGGCCCATCATACCGGTTTCAGACATATAGAAACGAGCAGGTGGAATGTTAAACCATAAAAATGCAAGTATAGCACCGACTATCATGGCAGAAAATGCGGCTAGATTTATTTGTTGTTGGTAAAATGCAATGCCTGCGTATGCCGAAAATATGGCCGCAAAAACACCACCAGAGAGTCCATCAATTCCGTCAATCACCCCTCCTGAATATATTGCCAGTGCAACGAGAATAAAAAACGGTATAAAGAGCATTCCCAATTCAAGTTCTCCCCAAAATGGAATTCCAATAGCCGACACTTCAAGTTTTTCAAAAAACCACCAGCCGACAAACAGTGCAATAGCCGAAACGGTAATAAGACGTTTTTTAAGCGAAAGACCGCCGGCGATATGGCCACCTCGCCCAGAAACTTCCAGAAAATCATCTACCAAGCCTACCAATGAGCCTACTATGAGTGTAAAAAATGGTATCCATGTTTGCTCTCGACTTAAAAAATCTAATTTTTGCGTAATCTCTGTTGGAAATATTTTTGATAGTGTCCAAATACCCATAATCGTAAGGAATGCACTAGCCCAAATCACTATTCCTCCCATTCGCGGTGTCCTCTTTGTCTCGTCGGCATGAAGTTTTTGTGAAATTGGTGCAGGCCTTCCGTCAGTTGCCACCGAGGTACTTCTCATTTTCCACAGTTTGTGTTTGTAGAGATAATGCGTAAGAATCGGCGTAATAAGCATACCGATAAAGAACGCGAGTGCTGCTGGGGTAATTACTTTGACAATATCAATAATCATGGTCTATGTTATTGTATCCTTCAAACATACTTTTGAAAAGCTGTTGTTGATTACTGGGCGATTGCTTTGAGGCTTGCTGCGACAAGTTTTTCAGCATCGACAAATCGTCCTTCTTGCGTTGAGCCCAATATCGATACAATGATTGGGTGGTTTATACCTGCATCAAATGCAAATACCAAATTCCCTCCCGCAAGTTCTGTGTATCCGGTTTTTGAAGCGATAAGCCCTGGTATATTGTTTACACTGTCATTGGTGTTACGAACCGAATGCCTAATGTTGCTCAGCGATGAAAAAATAAATGAGCTGTAACGTGTTAAATCCACAACTTCTGGAGCCTCGACTA includes:
- the ftsW gene encoding putative lipid II flippase FtsW, producing MALKKKIDRPFVFIVIVLVVVGFFIFTSASLGLLARDGPKFSTVAFNQLFLGIILGTVALLITSHINYRFWRKYSFFIFLFSIVTTLLVFVPGFGIEFSGAKRWLSLGFLPSFQPAELLKLSFVIYFAAWLSGIRNHIHEWRYGIAPLLILLGVIGAILLAQPDTGTFLVIFVTAIAMFVVAGARLRDLAILGAVSAGSIALLALIRPYVMERLLTFINPASDPLGTSYQIQQSLIAIGSGQIFGRGFGQSIQKFNFLPEAMGDSIFAVAAEEFGFVGSLILIALFLTLAFRGLSIASKAPDYFGGLLVVGIVMLIVSQSFINIASMLGVFPLTGLPLLFISQGGSALLFTLAGIGIILNISKYSKR
- the murG gene encoding undecaprenyldiphospho-muramoylpentapeptide beta-N-acetylglucosaminyltransferase, which translates into the protein MKILFTGGGTGGHFYPIIAVAQEINEIARERKLLTPELFYTGPKPYDERALYENNITFKKSSAGKIRRYFSLLNFFDVFKTGWGIIKAIFQVFIIYPDVVFSKGGYASFPTVVATRLFRIPLVIHESDVVPGRVNKWSGKFAQKVAVAFPQTASMFPKVGNVAHTGNPVRKELYTTLPQGAHEYLKLDPDIPTVLILGGSQGADTINDIVLGALPRLVEHYQVIHQTGKKHIKQVSETAEVILEKSQHKDRYKPFDYLNTLAMRMAAGAATLVISRAGAGSIFEIATWELPSIIIPIPESISHDQRKNAFAYARAGAAIILEEDNITPSLLMSEIDRLISDPTLQEKMKKEAKKFASLGAARTIAEALVDIAVAHEPR
- a CDS encoding peptidoglycan DD-metalloendopeptidase family protein, with the translated sequence MTYHTSQVEILSVLFLTGLLLIPGFAHSALIDDLKVKISNQNAQIGDIEQEIKEYQGQLEIVGTEKKSLESAVKTLDISRKKIGANINLTQNKISATGLTINKLALDIDEKEFRLKKNSLAVAKSIRSMDFMESDSLIELLLAYDNLSDFWNEVEELQRFQTGVRDKMRELSNTKQELEKNKQESEEKKQDLTGFKNELSYQKKVLDIVRKEKDNLLTVTKNKESNYKTLIEEKEALRAAFERELFEFESQLRFAIDPESIPPVGEGVLAWPLDSVTLTQYFGNTKFASANPQVYNGSGHNGIDLRASLGTRIKSALTGTIMGIGNTDNVCPNASYGKWVLIKHNNGLSTLYAHLSLISVGKGDKVSTGDVIGYSGNSGYSTGPHLHFAVYASQGVEIRNLKSRVCAGTYTIPLADLKAYLNPLSYL
- a CDS encoding DUF378 domain-containing protein, coding for MKKFHMLAWFLLIIGGLNWLALGAFQWEIGMLFGGSEEIVSRAIYVLIGLAAVYELVMHKGNCNKCSTGGEGAPQMGGQGGNPSV
- the gltX gene encoding glutamate--tRNA ligase yields the protein MVYGVYRRFTEVLSNTIGVKNNDKKNNVGTVVTRIAPSPTGLLHIGTARSALFNYLFAKKYGGSFILRIEDTDKKRSTKEFETDILKGLKWLGLESDNFYRQSERLEIYKDHITRLIADDFAYISKEVSKDDPNAQVEIIRLRNPNKEISFDDMIRGTITFNTEELGDFVIARSTDEPLYHLAVVVDDHLMGITHVIRGDDHISNTPRQILIQEALDIKRPQYAHIPLILAPDRSKMSKRSGATPICQYKEDGYLPEALLNYLALLGWNPGTDDELFTLSELVEQFDIKEVQKGGAVFSTDKLNWFNKEYIKHLSEEERHERIKDAIPESITQLKRYEEIIDRIIPVLEERISYFGEVEKLALEGELSFYFEQPDYTTTALLWKDKGSLNEVKAHLKVLIEKINTLEGNLITTEQVKESVWSYAQEKGKGDVLWPMRYALTGREKSPDPFVVSAILGKEETILRLKYALKKIS